Proteins from one Podospora pseudoanserina strain CBS 124.78 chromosome 1, whole genome shotgun sequence genomic window:
- a CDS encoding hypothetical protein (EggNog:ENOG503P2FP; CAZy:AA11): MSTVTLTISLAAMCLVSGIQAHVVMNTPGSYGLHEGTPLLQVNPLDGVTYKHPRSTNNFHHNGLTVMEAGNVIHVNFTGGAQHGGGSCQFSITYDTPDNGQLSEKTRFKTTYTIIGGCPAQFTNEMANLPASYHDAEQQLDTEHCGNDTEFNGMRNFLSHLLAKSANPTPLHK, translated from the exons ATGTCGACGGTCACTTTGACCATTAGCTTGGCTGCCATGTGCCTCGTATCTGGTATACAAGCACATGTGGTGATGAACACTCCCGGATCATACGGCCTCCACGAGGGCACCCCACTCCTTCAAGTCAACCCGCTCGATGGCGTCACCTACAAGCACCCTCGTTCAACTAATAATTTCCATCACAATGGACTCACTGTCATGGAGGCTGGAAATGTCATCCACGTCAATTTTACTGGCGGCGCTCAACACGGAGGCGGCTCATGCCAGTTCAGCATCACGTACGATACTCCCGACAATGGACAGTTGAGCGAGAAGACAAGGTTCAAGACTACATACACCATAATCGGGGGCTGTCCGGCGCAGTTTACGAATGAGATGGCAAACCTACCTGCGTCATATCATGATGCTGAGCAACAACTAGACACTGAGCATTGTGGTAATGACACTGAATTTAATGGCATGAGGAACTTCCTG TCTCATCTACTGGCGAAGTCTGCGAACCCGACACCTCTACACAAGTAG
- a CDS encoding hypothetical protein (EggNog:ENOG503P8MR): MCVNRKSLPTTPRGTTATATASESQQQVRNHPPAPTRRPSSPPRLSQSVMSIPTLKKTLDMLHHILSHTRYMVTGMAAMAIWGYVPPHVSYLPRHVSIFCTDDDVPVIKSWAAASPHCVLIPSCPGMIGVGIEGKIRAVKIRTVTREMFERLGRVNPLGVNRVEQFRGWREGILRTGVWVVSLRGLLEDLCAGWGGCFRKGNKTLEEEERLRRCGLGILWILRRMREDGGLGEEWDLRGGIVAREEFWVPFTGVWWEGVGLMLALGLLREVASDERELRQTKVWTGNRWLYVTSVVPEQEGKGKGKEHHVSLTTVTSSGDSEDSEQVELPAVKLDTDLARYHPDSFRVRAGLRDGSVGMREYAALVAAQVGHEHGPQRNDPTPTCERSLPR; this comes from the exons ATGTGCGTT AACAGAAAGTCACTCCCCACCACGCCTAGGGGcacgacagcgacagcgactGCCTCAGAGTCTCAACAGCAGGTGAGAAAccaccctccagcaccaacaagacgaccctcctccccccctagACTTTCCCAATCGGTCATGTCCATCCCCACCCTGAAGAAAACACTGGACATGCTACATCATATCCTCTCTCACACGCGGTACATGGTTACCGGGATGGCCGCGATGGCGATATGGGGTTACGTCCCCCCCCACGTAAGCTACCTACCCCGACATGTCTCCATCTTTTGCACGGACGACGACGTGCCGGTTATCAAGTCGTGGGCGGCGGCCAGTCCGCATTGTGTCTTGATCCCTTCTTGTCCTGGCATGATCGGGGTAGGAATAGAGGGGAAGATTAGGGCGGTAAAGATCAGGACTGTGACTCGGGAGATGTTTGAGAGGCTGGGACGGGTGAACCCGCTTGGGGTGAATAGAGTGGAACAGTTCAGAGGTTGGAGGGAAGGGATACTGAGGACAGGGGTGTGGGTTGTtagtttgagggggttgttggaggattTGTGtgcggggtggggggggtgttttcGCAAAGGAAATAAAacgctggaggaggaggagaggttgaggcgGTGCGGGCTGGGGATTCTGTGGATTTTGCGAcggatgagggaggatggagggttgggggaggagtgggatttgaggggggggatagTTGCAAGGGAGGAGTTTTGGGTGCCGTTTAcgggggtttggtgggagggtgtcgggttgatgttggcgttggggttgttaAGGGAGGTGGCTTCTGATGAGCGGGAGTTGAGGCAGACAAAGGTCTGGACGGGGAACAGGTGGTTGTATGTTACCTCTGTTGTGCCCGAGCAAGAAGGTAAGGGCAAGGGTAAAGAGCACCACGTGAGTCTAACTACCGTGACCTCTTCGGGTGATTCGGAGGACTCTGAGCAGGTTGAACTGCCCGCGGTGAAGCTTGACACTGATCTTGCACGATATCACCCTGATTCTTTCCGAGTTAGGGCTGGGTTGAGGGATGGGAGCGTGGGTATGAGGGAGTATGCTGCTCTTGTTGCTGCACAAGTAGGGCATGAGCATGGACCTCAACGAAATGACCCCACGCCAACATGTGAGCGTAGTCTTCCTCGATGA
- the RPN11 gene encoding multicatalytic endopeptidase (MEROPS:MER0022005; COG:O; EggNog:ENOG503NV6C; BUSCO:EOG09263QB7): MDRLRTMFAGPGMGMGAAPGTDNTNLIDNSETVYISSLALLKMLRHGRAGVPMEVMGLMLGEFVDDFTVRVVDVFAMPQSGTGVSVEAVDPVFQTKMMDMLRQTGRPESVVGWYHSHPGFGCWLSSVDINTQQSFEQLTPRAVAVVVDPIQSVKGKVVIDAFRLINPQSLIMGQEPRQSTSNLGHLNKPSIQALIHGLNRHYYSIGINYRKTALEENMLMNLHKQEWTEALQMEDFHCEGQRTKDRLERLVSLAEGYEKRVKEETELTKEQLKTRYVGKLDPKKHLEDVGQQLIEDNIVAVSRQMIDKEATMPKKDTPGANGKANGDEMDVEDEL, from the exons ATGGATCGATTGAGAACCATGTTCGCTGGCCCTGGCATGGGCATGGGAGCTGCTCCTGGGACA GATAATACCAATCTCATCGATAACTCTGAGACCGTTTACATCTcgtccctcgccctcctcaaaatGCTTCGCCACGGCCGCGCCGGCGTCCCTATGGAAGTCATGGGTCTAATGCTGGGCGAATTTGTCGACGATTTCACAGTTCGTGTCGTCGATGTGTTTGCGATGCCTCAGAGCGGTACTGGTGTTAGTGTGGAGGCCGTCGACCCGGTGTTCCAGACCAAGATGATGGACATGCTTCGGCAAACAGGAAG GCCCGAGTCGGTTGTCGGCTGGTACCATTCGCATCCCGGTTTCGGGTGCTGGCTCTCGTCTGTCGATATCAATACCCAGCAGAGTTTTGAGCAGCTGACCCCGCGTGCTGTTGCCGTGGTCGTCGATCCTATCCAGTCGGTCAAGGGCAAGGTCGTCATCGACGCCTTCCGTTTGATCAACCCACAGTCCCTTATCATGGGACAGGAACCCCGGCAAAGCACTTCCAATTTGGGCCATTTGAACAAGCCCTCTATTCAAGCGCTTATCCACGGCCTTAACCGCCACTACTACTCGATCGGCATCAACTACAGAAAGACGGCCCTCGAGGAGAATATGTTGATGAACCTACACAAGCAAGAGTGGACAGAGGCGCTTCAGATGGAGGACTTCCATTGCGAGGGTCAACGAACAAAGGATCGTCTCGAGCGCCTAGTCAGTCTTGCAGAGGGATACGAGAAGAgggtcaaggaggagacaGAGCTCACCAAGGAGCAGCTTAAGACGCGCTATGTCGGCAAGCTGGACCCCAAGAAGCATTTGGAAGATGTCGGACAACAGCTGATCGAGGACAACATCGTGGCGGTGTCAAGGCAGATGATCGACAAGGAGGCGACGATGCCAAAGAAGGACACTCCAGGTGCCAATGGCAAAGCGAATGGGGACGAAATGGATGTGGAGGACGAACTTTGA
- the RPD3 gene encoding histone deacetylase (COG:B; EggNog:ENOG503NVD7) yields the protein MDPLTSALSNLREPRRRRGIGELPSSLVAAAHGLSAEHQLFPHTQNGGADFDSPTFLLSHGSERTYIKYEDDTRINLLNWPSHPGRAKLDWDSSRDPDPGFEPIPFCPPLLSPIRFLPSSREHEHHELDELCETKDSPPQHTFSSICFATMSNSNSTDPAGVERTRPLFEVVKNDKKRVAYFYDSDIGNYAYVTGHPMKPHRIRLAHSLVMNYNVYKFLEIYRAKPAVTSEMTQFHTDEYIEFLQKVTPDNMDSFMREQGKYNVGDDCPVFDGLFEFCGISAGGSMEGAARLNREKCDIAINWAGGLHHAKKSEASGFCYVNDIVLAILELLRFKKRVLYIDIDVHHGDGVEEAFYTTDRVMTVSFHKYGEYFPGTGELRDIGIGTGKHYAVNFPLRDGIDDVAYETIFEPVITNVMQYYQPEAVVLQCGGDSLSGDRLGCFNLSMRGHANCVNFVRGFNLPTLVLGGGGYTMRNVARTWAYETGRLVGVEMDRVLPFNEYYEYYGPDYELDVRNSNMENANSYEYLEKIKIQVIENLKRTAPVPSVQMQDVPRQSMGVSDDQDDEMDDLDEDENKDVRMTQRQWEKRVERQDEYEDSDDEDMAAANGVFKLNGRTRQETNFRDTKEDDTMEVDSGVATPAEQPVEIIENDDTMIDEALAEIAAEAEAEAQVKEPAATETAPEAPTAAVDGDGDVDMGEVTESKAAETVIKTEDVEEPAPAKQDDSQSTAVVSPKKTTEVAAQPSRTSKSPEPAVAADKQTESVPEASEVVPPTATQDNTTNS from the exons ATGGATCCACTAACCTCAGCCTTGTCGAATCTGCGGGagccacggcggcggcgtggAATTGGTGAATTGCCTTCCTCGCTGGTCGCGGCAGCTCATGGCCTTTCTGCAGAACATCAACTTTTCCCCCACACACAAAACGGCGGTGCTGACTTTGATTCTCCTACCTTTTTGTTGAGCCACGGCAGCGAAAGAACCTACATCAAATACGAAGACGATACTCGCATCAATCTTCTCAACTGGCCCTCGCACCCTGGCCGCGCGAAACTTGACTGGGACTCGAGCCGCGACCCAGATCCCGGCTTCGAACCCATTCCTTTCTGCCCACCGCTGCTGAGCCCGATCCGGTTTTTGCCTTCTTCACGAGAACACGAGCATCACGAACTTGACGAGCTTTGCGAAACGAAGGATTCCCCCCCGCAACACACATTCTCATCCATTTGCTTTGCAACAATGTCGAATTCCAACTCGACCGACCCAGCGGGTGTCGAGAGGACCAGGCCCCTCTTTgaggtggtcaagaatgACAAGAAAAGGGTTGCTTACTTCTACGACTCCGACATTGGCAACTATGCCTACGTTACAGGCCACCCCATGAAACCGCACCGGATACGTTTGGCGCACTCTTTGGTGATGAACTACAACGTCTACAAGTTTCTCGAGATTTAC CGTGCGAAACCAGCTGTCACGAGCGAGATGACACAATTCCACACAGACGAGTATATCGAGTTTCTGCAAAAAGTTACTCCCGACAACATGGACTCCTTTATGAGAGAACAAGGCAAATACAATGTCGGGGACGATTGCCCAGTATTCGATGGACTCTTTGAGTTTTGTGGCATCAGCGCTGGTGGTTCCATGGAAGGCGCGGCAAGGTTGAACAGAGAAAAGTGCGACATCGCAATCAACTGGGCGGGTGGCCTGCATCACGCAAAAAAAAGCGAGGCTAGCGGCTTCTGCTATGTCAATG ATATCGTGCTTGCGATCCTCGAGCTGCTCCGGTTCAAAAAGCGTGTTCTGTACATCGACATCGACGTTCACCATGGTGACGGTGTCGAGGAGGCCTTCTACACCACTGACCGTGTCATGACGGTTTCATTCCACAAGTACGGAGAATACTTTCCTGGTACTGGCGAGCTTAGGGACATTGGCATTGGCACCGGCAAGCATTACGCCGTTAATTTCCCTCTTCGTGACGGCATCGACGACGTCGCGTATGAAACCATCTTTGAGCCCGTGATTACGAACGTGATGCAATATTACCAACCTGAGGCTGTGGTCCTTCAGTGCGGCGGAGACTCTCTCTCTGGTGATCGTCTCGGCTGCTTCAACCTCAGTATGCGCGGGCATGCGAACTGCGTCAACTTTGTTCGCGGCTTCAACTTGCCAACTCTGGTTCTCGGAGGCGGTGGGTACACCATGCGCAACGTCGCCCGCACATGGGCTTACGAGACCGGCCGCTTGGTCGGCGTTGAGATGGATCGAGTACTGCCATTTAATGAATATTACGAG TACTACGGTCCGGATTACGAGCTGGATGTGCGAAATTCCAATATGGAAAACGCAAACAGCTACGAATACctggagaagatcaagattCAGGTCATCGAGAATCTAAAACGCACAGCCCCTGTCCCTTCCGTCCAGATGCAGGATGTACCGCGCCAGTCAATGGGTGTCTCTGATGACCAAGACGACGAGATGGATGACCTGGACGAAGATGAGAACAAGGACGTCCGCATGACCCAGCGGCAGTGGGAGAAGCGTGTCGAGCGCCAAGATGAGTACGAAGACTCGGACGATGAAGATATGGCAGCTGCCAACGGAGTCTTTAAGCTCAATGGGAGGACCCGACAAGAGACCAACTTCCGCGATACCAAGGAAGACGACACCATGGAGGTCGACAGTGGAGTCGCCACACCCGCTGAGCAGCCAGTTGAGATTATCGAAAACGATGATACTATGATCGACGAGGCCCTCGCCGAAATCGCAGCGGAAGCGGAAGCGGAGGCACAAGTCAAGGAGCCTGCTGCTACTGAGACAGCACCTGAGGCTCCGACAGCAGCGGTTGACGGCGACGGTGACGTAGATATGGGAGAGGTTACAGAAAGCAAGGCGGCCGAAACAGTGATCAAGACCGAAGATGTCGAAGAGCCTGCGCCTGCCAAGCAGGACGACAGCCAGTCTACAGCTGTGGTATCGCCAAAGAAGACCACAGAGGTGGCAGCTCAGCCATCACGCACATCCAAGTCGCCAGAGCCAGCTGTTGCCGCCGACAAACAAACCGAGAGCGTGCCAGAGGCCAGCGAGGTGGTGCCACCGACAGCCACTCAGGACAATACGACCAATAGTTAG
- a CDS encoding hypothetical protein (MEROPS:MER0000440; COG:S; EggNog:ENOG503NXV9) — translation MTMGVKASGAFRGYPWSTHWALSVSRTLLPRHQHLRGFLTGACMAGLVLGLVVLLQLHGSFNDFLWPFWKSNTNGSDGKPTEPPPTFRWADITPSPTLTWHQCYSPDHDCARLDVPMDWQSPSDSARVVLAIIRLRAVATSASKNKTDYRGPVFFNPGGPGGSGIWSMLDHGRELQAILGKEQYDLVSFDPRGVGNSVPRIECWSQQQDRGVWDLQNSVLGTVDAHPGVVYDAYARAQAFSQVCENNPDLAGEDGILRHSSTVYHARDMLEILEQMGEEKLKYWGFSYGTVLGGTFAALWPHRIERMVNDGNVDYVEWYQGGYINFLHDTDAVMEAFFTHCHRVGPLRCPFYSPTPSQTKSRLFSLLTSLRESPILVTPPPSNLSFSQQPPEIITYSRILHLLSTALYQPHLRFPLIAPVLSALESRNGLPYLAYTSPANNTSPSTPLCLSESLPPSTPLPSPSEGTPDAFPAIMCSDASHHPLTPSEFAAYALILQNISYSAGAVQSEFRLSCIGRTVRPKWELSPDFSWSQGVKTAFPILFVNNDADNVTPLVSARNNSRAFPGSRVLVQEEGYGHTSLAAGSRCTAGWVRRYFQRGEMPDGKEGCKSDRRLFDEEEEMMGQEDELGVAVRRLRKKVRIRPFYRG, via the exons atgacgatgggcGTTAAAGCTTCAGGGGCTTTCAGGGGCTACCCTTGGAGCACCCACTGGGCCTTATCGGTATCGCGAACACTACTCCCACGGCATCAACACCTGCGCGGCTTCCTGACGGGTGCCTGCATGGCGGGCTTGGTACTGGGGCTTGTTGTGTTGCTACAACTACATGGGTCGTTTAATGATTTCTTGTGGCCGTTTTGGAagagcaacaccaacggcaGCGATGGAAAGCCTACTGAACCGCCGCCTACTTTCCGCTGGGCTGATATCACACCAAGTCCAACTCTGACTTGGCATCAGTGTTACTCTCCCGACCATGACTGTGCGCGTCTGGATGTGCCGATGGACTGGCAGTCTCCGTCGGACTCGGCCAGAGTTGTGCTTGCTATCATTAGACTTCGCGCAGTAGCAACGTCCGCGTCAAAGAATAAGACGGATTATCGAGGGCCGGTGTTCTTCAACCCTGGGGGGCCGGGGGGATCGGGCATTTGGTCAATGCTGGATCATGGCAGAGAGCTGCAAGCTATACTGGGCAAGGAACAGTACGATCTTGTTTCGTTCGATCCTAGAGGGGTAGGGAACTCTGTCCCCAGGATCGAATGCTGGAGTCAGCAGCAGGATAGAGGGGTGTGGGATCTGCAGAACAGTGTGCTCGGGACGGTGGATGCTCAtccgggggtggtgtatgaTGCGTATGCTCGCGCGCAGGCTTTCAGTCAAGTTTGTGAGAACAATCCTGACTTGgcaggggaggatgggatcCTCAGGCATAGCAGCACCGTGTATCATGCCAGGGACATGCTCGAGATACTGGAACAGATGGGGGAAGAGAAGCTCAAGTACTGGGGGTTTAGTTACGGAACCGTTCTCGGCGGTACCTTTGCCGCCCTGTGGCCTCACAGAATAGAAAGAATGGTCAACGACG GCAACGTTGACTATGTCGAATGGTACCAAGGAGGCTACATCAACTTTCTCCACGACACCGACGCAGTAATGGaagccttcttcacccactGCCACCGCGTCGGCCCCCTCCGCTGCCCCTTTtactcccccaccccctcccaaacaaaATCCCggctcttctccctcctcacctccctccgcgAATCCCCCATCCTGGTCACCCCCCCGCCTTCCAACCTCAGCTtttcccaacaacccccagaGATAATAACCTACTCCagaatcctccacctcctctccacagCCCTCtaccaaccccacctccgcttccccctcatcgcccccgtcctctccgccctcgagTCTCGCAACGGCCTCCCCTACCTCGCCTAcacctccccagccaacaacacctccccctccaccccgtTATGCCTTTCCGagtccctccccccatccaccccgctcccctccccaagcgAAGGAACACCAGACGCCTTCCCAGCAATAATGTGCTCCGAcgcctcccaccaccctctaACCCCTTCCGAATTCGCGGCGTacgccctcatcctccaaaaCATCTCCTACTCCGccggcgcggtccagtctgAATTCCGGCTTTCCTGCATCGGGAGGACGGTCCGGCCAAAGTGGGAGCTCTCCCCGGACTTTAGCTGGTCGCAGGGTGTCAAAACGGCGTTTCCGATACTGTTTGTCAATAACGATGCTGATAATGTTACGCCTTTGGTCTCGGCGAGGAATAACTCGCGGGCTTTCCCCGGTTCGAGGGTGCTGGTTCAAGAGGAGGGGTATGGGCATACTAGTCTTGCGGCGGGGAGTAGGTGTACTgctgggtgggtgaggaggtatTTTCAGCGGGGGGAGATGCCGGACGGAAAGGAGGGGTGTAAGAGTGATAGGAGGCTTttcgacgaagaggaggaaatgATGGGCCAAGAGGATGAGCTAGGTgtggcggtgaggaggttgagaaagAAGGTCAGGATTAGGCCGTTTTACCGGGGCTGA
- a CDS encoding hypothetical protein (EggNog:ENOG503NWBX; COG:S): MSAPRPPEDPTKPGDDSQENPQSPPPEQPAKNTQSSSNKGKEKKKVGFTSEITAGPSHSGYYYGTPTPTDQETEARDYFSLSPSPSPSPTDGHNANRDSVNREQLAAALAEILKPEHLSGPVPPSKPRPVLRKSTPLLAVPESPATQHQSEIEAKNRADRLAYSVGTGSAPPSGRSSAELTELEEEASRDREGLLGSSDTAQTHDFALPANDDSLRYRRNAHQEADRLIRTHTRRKSPLMHSFTPWSGTATPVDHDVEYIPRPDKYKGGILGTLLKLYGTDEKNGSASASTSTADLLIPSLPSTPSRTPNRTPSSTPPTSRPTTPDPDKGRRSKKRQSTSTLAGLMESSFMIAAPGTNKDIQNAVSEKIKLEKERYKKTAKSKKKVDEYKIKIHIAEIINRHRYLIKLCNALMIYGAPTHRLEAYMAMSARVLGIEGQFLYLPGIMLISFDDSQTHTTEVKIIKANQGLDFGRLRDVHEIYKEVVHDRIGVDEATTRLDEVNKRNEKFPIWFRILLSGVASAAVAPFGFEGRYIDLPICFILGCVVGFLQLYLAPSNELYANVFEITAAILTSCLARAFGSIRGGTLFCFSSLAQASIALILPGYMILCASLELQNHQMISGSVRMVYALIYTLFLGYGITIGSVIYGYMDENASSAIHCSVGEEWYLQRPSPDYYVLFVIPFTLCLCAINQAKWKQTPVQVIISVAGYLVNNYSSRFFKGNSVVSSSLGALTIGVLANLYSRLGRYFENYMLDVWERTIQPRWSRFRRRVKRGPYPSPYYQSSTAMDSDESDPKAAAEREKERDLENGPPTLSTEGITAGITKHARKVGYGLAAAAMLPAIFVQVPGGLAVNGSLLSGVASANQIVRNETILANGTVVNGTFTTTEEVADLNSTAFNVLFSVIQVAINISVGLSLSALLVYPFGKRRSGLFSF, from the exons ATGTCGGCACCACGCCCACCCGAAGATCCCACGAAGCCGGGTGACGACAGCCAGGAGAACCCGcagtcaccacctcctgAGCAACCCGCCAAAAACACACAGTCATCATCCAACAAgggaaaggagaagaagaaggtgggaTTTACAAGCGAGATCACGGCTGGTCCATCTCACTCTGGGTACTATTACGGAACCCCTACCCCCACCGATCAAGAAACAGAGGCTCGGGATTACTTCTCCCTTTCACCCTCACCGAGTCCAAGCCCGACCGATGGCCACAATGCCAATCGAGACTCTGTTAACAGGGAGCAGCTCGCTGCCGCCCTGGCTGAGATCTTGAAGCCCGAGCACCTGAGTGGTCCAGTACCCCCGAGCAAGCCCCGCCCGGTCCTCCGGAAGTCGACCCCACTTCTGGCCGTTCCCGAATCACCCGCTACACAGCATCAGTCCGAGATCGAAGCCAAGAACCGGGCTGATCGGCTTGCTTATTCGGTGGGCACCGGTTCAGCCCCGCCGTCTGGAAGGAGCTCTGCTGAACTTACCgagttggaagaggaggcttCTCGAGATCGTGAGGGCTTATTGGGGAGTTCGGACACTGCACAGACGCATGACTTCGCTTTGCCTGCCAATGACGACTCCCTCAGGTATCGAAGAAACGCCCATCAAGAGGCGGACAGGCTTATTCGCACCCACACCCGGCGCAAAAGCCCACTCATGCACTCATTCACTCCATGGTCAGGGACAGCTACCCCTGTTGATCACGATGTTGAGTACATCCCCCGCCCGGACAAGTACAAGGGTGGCATCTTGGGAACGCTTCTTAAGCTGTACGGCACAGATGAGAAAAATGGCTCGGCCTCGGCGTCGACGTCGACCGCCGACCTCCTAATCCCCAGCCTCCCCAGCACACCCAGTCGAACTCCAAACCGCACGCCTTCTAGCACTCCGCCTACGTCTCGGCCTACGACTCCCGATCCCGACAAGGGGCGCCGATCCAAGAAGAGACAGTCCACCAGCACTCTGGCTGGGCTGATGGAGTCCTCTTTCATGATTGCCGCCCCCGGAACCAACAAGGACATCCAAAATGCCGTCTCAGAGAAGATCAAGTTGGAGAAAGAACGGTACAAGAAGACGGCAaagtcgaagaagaaggtcgaCGAATACAAGATCAAGATCCACATCGCCGAAATCATCAATCGACATCGCTACCTGATCAAGCTCTGCAACGCCTTGATGATCTATGGCGCGCCAACCCATCGTCTCGAGGCTTACATGGCCATGTCTGCTCGCGTTCTTGGCATCGAAGGCCAGTTTCTGTATCTGCCTGGCATCATGTTGATTTCTTTCGACGACAGTCAGACGCACACTACCGAGGTCAAGATCATCAAGGCTAATCAGGGCTTGGACTTTGGTCGCCTGCGCGATGTCCACGAGATCTACAAGGAGGTTGTCCATGATCGAATCGGAGTCGATGAGGCTACTACCCGACTCGACGAGGTGAACAAGCGTAACGAGAAGTTCCCCATCTGGTTCCGGATTCTGCTCTCTGGGGTAGCGTCAGCAGCAGTGGCTCCTTTCGGTTTCGAGGGCCGGTACATCGACTTGCCCATTTGCTTCATCCTCGGCTGCGTGGTTGGTTTCCTCCAGCTCTACCTGGCGCCATCCAATGAGCTCTATGCCAATGTCTTCGAAATCACGGCAGCTATTCTGACTTCGTGCTTGGCTCGAGCCTTTGGTTCGATCAGAGGTGGAACGctcttctgcttctcctcccttgCCCAGGCCTCGATTGCTCTGATTCTCCCTGGTTACATGATCCTCTGCGCAAGTCTGGagctccaaaaccaccagaTGATCTCGGGTTCTGTTCGAATGGTGTACGCGCTCATCTACACGCTCTTCCTAGGCTACGGTATAACCATAGGGTCCGTTATCTATGGCTACATGGACGAGAATGCCTCGAGCGCCATTCACTGCTCAGTTGGCGAGGAGTGGTACCTCCAACGACCGTCCCCCGATTATTACGTTTTGTTTGTCATTCCCTTCACGCTTTGCCTGTGTGCGATCAATCAAGCGAAGTGGAAGCAAACACCTG TCCAAGTGATCATCTCGGTCGCCGGTTACCTCGTCAACAATTACTCTTCCCGCTTCTTCAAAGGCAATTCGGTTGTTTCCAGTTCGCTCGGTGCTCTGACCATTGGTGTCCTTGCCAACCTTTACTCTCGCCTTGGACGATACTTTGAGAACTACATGCTCGATGTCTGGGAGAGGACGATCCAACCGCGCTGGAGCCGCTTTCGGAGACGTGTCAAGAGAGGACCTTATCCGTCCCCGTATTACCAATCATCGACAGCCATGGATTCAGATGAGTCTGATCCCAAAGCCGCTGCAGAGCGAGAGAAGGAGCGAGACCTCGAGAACGGACCCCCGACTTTGTCCACCGAGGGCATCACAGCCGGTATTACCAAGCATGCTCGCAAAGTTGGGTACGGTCTTGCCGCGGCGGCCATGTTGCCTGCCATCTTTGTCCAAGTGCCCGGAGGCCTGGCCGTGAACGGGTCTTTGTTGAGCGGCGTTGCTAGCGCCAACCAGATTGTTCGTAACGAGACAATTTTGGCGAACGGGACTGTTGTCAACGGAACGTTTACGACAACGGAAGAGGTGGCGGATTTGAACAGCACTGCTTTCAACGTGCTGTTCAGCGTTATTCAGGTTGCGATCAACATCTCTGTAGGGTTGAGTTTGAGTGCGTTGCTGGTTTATCCTTTCGGAAAGCGGAGAAGTGGATTGTTCAGTTTCTAA
- a CDS encoding hypothetical protein (MEROPS:MER0003426; EggNog:ENOG503NYU8; COG:O) encodes MRHSVFSLLLGAISLITTTGVTGLEFTVSLEENGKAADASKLQFVKIPPLKHRRRGHRNTTVATGQHVTAKRGNNDISYSDNWCGASSRSNDADPIRNVFGYFTVPDLKLRAGIPPPQYAAAWIGIDGAKCNQTLLQAGVTTVVNSNGGQSASAWWEWYPGAAYTIANLPVKPGDWMSVNITAHDATSGRIIVTNAQRGYSMTLNLTSGPKLCRWDVEWILEDFYEAETNKQVPFASFQDLWFLDTEATTVRGKNVGIDGAAMVHLMNPQGKVLCQAEKYDNANFVITSH; translated from the exons ATGCGGCACTCGGTATTTTCTCTGCTCCTGGGAGCCATCTCCCTGATCACCACAACAGGCGTCACAGGACTCGAGTTCACCGTGTCACTAGAAGAGAACGGCAAAGCTGCTGATGCTTCCAAGCTTCAGTTCGTCAAGATTCCCCCGTTGAAGCACCGGAGACGTGGACACCGCAACACAACCGTCGCCACAGGCCAGCATGTGACCGCCAAGAGAGGGAACAACGACATCAGTTATAGTGACAACTGGTGTGGTGCCTCCTCGCGATCAAACGATGCGGACCCCATCCGCAATGTGTTTGGGTATTTCACTGTCCCTGACTTGAAGCTACGAGCTGGTATCCCTCCGCCTCAATATGCGGCGGCCTGGATCGGTATCGACGGAGCCAAGTGCAACCAGACCTTGTTGCAAGCTGGAGTCACTACCGTG gTCAACTCCAACGGTGGACAGAGTGCATCGGCTTGGTGGGAGTGGTATCCAGGTGCTGCGTACACTATCGCCAACCTCCCAGTCAAGCCAGGGGACTGGATGTCCGTCAACATCACAGCCCACGATGCGACCAGCGGGAGGAT AATTGTAACAAACGCTCAGCGCGGCTACTCAATGACGCTCAATTTGACCAGCGGGCCCAAGCTGTGCCGGTGGGATGTTGAGTGGATTCTGGAGGACTTCTACGAGGCCGAAACGAACAAGCAGGTTCCCTTTGCCAGCTTCCAGGACCTGTGGTTTCTTGATACCGAGGCGACGACAGTGCGTGGGAAGAATGTTGGGATCGATGGAGCGGCCATGGTGCATCTGATGAACCCGCAAGGAAAGGTTCTCTGCCAGGCCGAAAAGTACGACAACGCTAATTTCGTCATTACTTCGCATTAA